The following are encoded together in the Oceanobacillus zhaokaii genome:
- a CDS encoding IclR family transcriptional regulator: MSNDKKNSNKTSNVQVISRAAKILRTLRNHPKGLSLSQIAKEVGLARSTVQRIVNTLEQENFVAQASANGGIRLGPEIAMLAAAVHSDLREEIRPHLIQLSNQVNETVDLSVLDNGKVLFVDQIIAAHPLQATSQPGAAFPLHCTANGKAILASLPLNEVEKLLPEQLTRFNDKTITHRDELLKELEVIRKEGVAFAREEHIHGICAVGAVVYDSLGNLSAVSIPLPSTRFYGNEEKLATAILKTCQNINQHYKTIK, encoded by the coding sequence TTGAGCAACGATAAAAAAAATTCAAATAAAACATCTAATGTTCAAGTAATTTCTCGTGCTGCCAAAATTCTAAGAACGCTTAGAAACCACCCAAAAGGATTAAGCCTATCGCAGATTGCGAAAGAAGTGGGCTTAGCACGATCGACAGTTCAAAGAATTGTTAATACTTTAGAACAGGAAAATTTTGTCGCACAAGCTTCAGCTAACGGAGGTATCCGTCTTGGTCCTGAGATTGCGATGCTTGCTGCAGCTGTCCATAGTGATTTAAGGGAAGAAATTAGACCGCATTTAATACAACTATCTAATCAAGTAAATGAAACAGTCGACCTCTCTGTTTTAGATAATGGAAAGGTGCTATTTGTGGATCAAATAATTGCTGCACATCCATTACAAGCGACATCTCAACCCGGTGCAGCTTTTCCATTGCATTGCACGGCAAATGGAAAAGCTATACTAGCATCTTTACCATTAAATGAAGTTGAGAAGCTGCTACCTGAGCAATTAACACGGTTTAATGACAAAACAATTACGCATCGTGATGAATTGTTAAAGGAATTAGAAGTGATTCGTAAAGAAGGGGTGGCCTTTGCTCGAGAAGAGCACATTCATGGAATCTGTGCAGTAGGAGCAGTTGTTTATGATAGTTTGGGAAATCTAAGCGCAGTTTCAATACCACTACCTTCTACTCGTTTTTATGGTAATGAAGAAAAACTAGCAACAGCCATTCTCAAAACTTGTCAAAATATCAACCAGCACTATAAAACTATAAAATAA
- the wrbA gene encoding NAD(P)H:quinone oxidoreductase, protein MANVKLAIIYYSSTGTNYQMAQWAEEAGSEAGAEVKLLKVPELAPESAIAKNEGWKAHYDATKDVPEASSADIEWADAIIFSTPTRFGNVASQMKQFLDLQGGIWATGKTVNKVVSAMTSAQNPHGGQEATILSLYTSMMHWGAIIVPPGYTDQVLFGAGGNPYGTSATQGQDGKIVGDVQAAVKHQAKRTVEIAAKVLNS, encoded by the coding sequence ATGGCGAACGTTAAATTAGCAATCATTTACTATAGCTCTACAGGAACGAATTATCAAATGGCACAATGGGCTGAAGAAGCTGGTTCAGAGGCTGGAGCTGAAGTTAAATTACTTAAAGTTCCAGAGCTCGCCCCAGAATCTGCAATTGCAAAAAACGAGGGTTGGAAAGCGCATTATGATGCAACAAAAGATGTTCCAGAGGCATCATCTGCTGATATAGAATGGGCAGACGCAATTATCTTTAGCACACCAACACGTTTTGGTAATGTAGCTTCACAAATGAAGCAATTCCTTGATTTGCAAGGCGGTATATGGGCTACTGGAAAAACAGTAAATAAAGTGGTCAGTGCCATGACATCTGCACAAAACCCGCATGGTGGTCAAGAAGCAACTATTCTGTCTCTTTATACATCTATGATGCACTGGGGTGCGATTATTGTACCACCAGGTTACACCGATCAAGTACTTTTTGGTGCTGGAGGAAATCCATATGGAACAAGTGCAACACAAGGGCAAGATGGAAAAATTGTAGGGGATGTACAAGCAGCAGTAAAACATCAAGCAAAACGTACGGTAGAAATCGCTGCGAAAGTTCTTAACAGTTAA
- the spxA gene encoding transcriptional regulator SpxA, which translates to MVTLYITPSCTSCRKARAWFQKNEIPYKERNMFSDDITIDEIKKILRLTENGTEEIISIRSKVFQELAGDIDQLPMKELYSMIQENPKILKRPIIVDGKRLQVGYNEEEIRSFLPRSIRTLHLHEAQRMIDEAALG; encoded by the coding sequence ATGGTAACCCTTTATATAACACCAAGCTGTACATCCTGCAGAAAGGCTAGAGCATGGTTTCAGAAAAATGAAATACCGTATAAAGAACGTAATATGTTTTCTGATGACATAACGATAGATGAGATAAAAAAAATATTACGCTTGACTGAAAATGGAACGGAAGAAATCATTTCAATAAGGTCAAAGGTATTTCAAGAATTAGCTGGTGATATCGACCAGTTGCCTATGAAAGAGTTATATTCGATGATTCAAGAAAACCCAAAGATTTTGAAGCGACCAATCATTGTTGATGGAAAAAGATTGCAAGTAGGTTATAACGAAGAAGAGATTCGCAGCTTTTTACCTCGATCCATTCGGACACTTCATTTACATGAAGCTCAAAGAATGATTGATGAAGCCGCATTGGGTTAA
- a CDS encoding NADPH-dependent FMN reductase: MLKIGIVLGSIRQGRNAEAVTNWTYDFATKRNDDVEYEIVDLADYKLPFLGQALPEAQQAEAETAIKAWSDKMASFDGYIFVAPEYNHAVGGALKNALDFLKPEVANKAAGFVGYGSLGGTRAHENLRLILGELQVADVQTALTFSLMTDFVNMSEFKPADYHAANANGMLDQVISWSRALKTVRG, encoded by the coding sequence ATGTTAAAAATAGGTATCGTTTTAGGTAGTATTCGTCAAGGTCGTAATGCAGAAGCTGTAACAAATTGGACATATGATTTTGCAACAAAACGTAATGATGATGTAGAATACGAAATTGTGGACTTGGCTGATTACAAATTGCCATTCCTTGGTCAAGCACTTCCAGAAGCACAACAAGCAGAAGCAGAAACAGCTATCAAAGCTTGGTCTGATAAAATGGCTTCATTCGACGGTTACATTTTTGTAGCACCAGAATATAACCATGCTGTAGGTGGAGCGCTTAAAAATGCATTAGATTTCTTGAAACCAGAAGTAGCTAACAAAGCAGCTGGATTCGTTGGTTATGGCAGCTTGGGCGGTACTCGTGCACACGAAAACCTTCGCCTTATCCTTGGTGAACTGCAAGTTGCTGATGTACAAACAGCTCTTACATTCTCACTTATGACTGACTTCGTTAATATGAGCGAGTTCAAACCAGCTGATTACCATGCAGCTAATGCTAACGGTATGCTTGATCAAGTTATCTCGTGGAGCCGTGCATTAAAAACAGTAAGAGGATAA